The Streptococcus viridans genome includes a window with the following:
- a CDS encoding tyrosine-type recombinase/integrase — MTIRKTKSGKWTVDVSNGFHPVTQKRIRIIRKGLKSKKEALELEQHIRVVELKEKQFDFVVTTDMLFDLLEEDDLKNGRKVSYTSTQRNNYERHIKPYFKNTNLNKLTYDHIFEFREYLKTKPKKQNENEVLSYNTINKVLILLKKIFDTGIRKSLIDKNPVKNLRKLPIRKPDIKFWSIEEFTRFRELIRDDEISYDLFFIIAFFTGMRMGEILALNWNDINLLTNTIYVTKTVYFVNNTSYINTTKTRSGTRNITINQKLAEMLIDWKVKQKEKLEEFTKNTEELQIIQSTPITITKNMIDKKFKQILERDKDLKRIRIHDLRHSHASLLINQGEDYLVVKERLGHASITTTIDTYSHLYPSKQKTLANKLDDLF, encoded by the coding sequence ATGACTATTCGTAAAACTAAAAGTGGTAAATGGACCGTTGATGTTTCAAATGGTTTCCACCCCGTCACACAAAAAAGAATACGTATCATTCGAAAAGGATTAAAATCTAAAAAGGAAGCCCTAGAACTTGAACAACATATTCGAGTTGTAGAATTAAAAGAAAAACAATTTGACTTTGTAGTGACAACGGATATGTTATTCGACTTACTTGAAGAAGATGATTTGAAAAATGGCAGAAAAGTAAGCTACACAAGTACACAAAGAAACAATTATGAGCGTCATATTAAGCCATATTTTAAAAATACAAATTTAAATAAATTAACGTATGACCATATATTCGAATTTCGTGAATACCTAAAAACAAAACCTAAAAAACAAAATGAAAATGAAGTTTTAAGCTATAATACAATTAATAAGGTTCTAATTCTACTTAAAAAAATTTTTGATACTGGTATAAGAAAATCTCTCATTGATAAAAATCCAGTTAAGAATCTGAGAAAATTACCAATTAGGAAGCCTGATATTAAATTTTGGAGTATAGAAGAATTCACGAGATTTAGAGAACTTATTCGAGATGATGAAATAAGTTATGACCTGTTTTTCATAATTGCTTTCTTTACTGGAATGAGAATGGGAGAAATCCTCGCATTGAACTGGAATGATATAAATCTTTTAACAAATACGATTTACGTTACCAAAACGGTATACTTTGTCAATAATACAAGTTACATTAATACAACAAAAACACGATCAGGAACTAGAAATATAACAATAAATCAGAAATTAGCAGAAATGCTAATAGATTGGAAAGTAAAACAAAAAGAAAAACTTGAGGAATTTACGAAAAATACTGAAGAACTACAAATAATACAGAGTACACCAATAACTATTACAAAAAATATGATTGATAAGAAGTTTAAGCAAATACTAGAAAGGGATAAAGATTTAAAGAGAATAAGAATTCATGATTTAAGACACTCTCATGCATCATTACTTATAAATCAAGGGGAAGATTATCTTGTTGTTAAAGAAAGATTAGGACACGCATCTATTACGACAACAATTGATACTTATTCCCATTTGTACCCTAGCAAACAGAAAACATTAGCTAATAAACTTGATGATTTATTTTAA
- a CDS encoding DUF3173 domain-containing protein, with the protein MIKTVTKDDLIELGFAPGTARKIIHTGKLLLVNRGFNIYDNKRIGTIPASVAEELLGIELQKEA; encoded by the coding sequence ATGATTAAAACTGTAACAAAAGATGACCTTATCGAACTTGGATTTGCTCCAGGAACTGCAAGAAAGATTATCCATACTGGCAAATTACTATTAGTGAATCGTGGTTTTAATATCTACGATAACAAACGGATTGGTACAATTCCAGCCAGTGTCGCTGAAGAACTACTAGGAATTGAACTCCAGAAAGAAGCATAA
- a CDS encoding replication initiation factor domain-containing protein, which produces MSVDADGPFLTDRVCSNTTLCKLGVPSKEFSISKGFGDFKSGKIRQKVESKSMAKNEHLRSVFDWIQIQFDKTEFSPREIIEDILFLDYDLFIENKGSLKYYNYDSQLHHGNIRIYYGAKESSYMLVMSGQALEFFRDMVLDPNSLSERQFLNNLYYNYNQFSVRRIDIAIDDFNETPYFTPNQLLKICQKKRFIYGKSTYYNTYGDETIGQTLYLRKPNDDERLRIYDKRLERAEKLGISKRFIENWIRTELELRKEKAHYFIQEWLHSEIDLLNFTKGYLKEKVRFYSDSHFSKPLRSWEKFLGHSKPVSIIISKSKTELEQKLEWFTYKGSGAILKAYKFLYDNNLLHEYEKSNYLALNNMEYPPDLASGLIERAILFKREDLIPTIKENIKRRN; this is translated from the coding sequence ATGAGCGTAGATGCGGACGGACCATTTTTGACCGATAGGGTGTGTAGTAACACCACCCTCTGCAAGTTAGGTGTACCATCGAAAGAATTCAGTATTTCCAAGGGTTTCGGAGATTTTAAGAGTGGCAAAATTAGGCAAAAAGTTGAATCAAAATCTATGGCAAAAAATGAACATTTACGTTCTGTATTTGACTGGATTCAAATTCAGTTTGATAAGACTGAATTTTCGCCAAGAGAAATAATCGAAGACATTCTATTTCTTGATTATGACCTATTTATTGAGAATAAAGGGAGCCTTAAATACTATAACTATGATAGCCAGCTTCATCATGGGAATATCCGTATCTACTATGGAGCGAAAGAGTCGTCCTACATGCTTGTCATGTCAGGACAGGCACTCGAGTTCTTTAGAGATATGGTATTAGATCCAAATAGTCTGTCCGAAAGACAGTTTCTGAACAACCTCTACTACAATTACAATCAGTTTTCAGTAAGACGAATTGATATTGCAATAGATGATTTTAATGAAACACCCTATTTCACTCCTAATCAGCTTCTAAAGATTTGTCAGAAGAAACGCTTTATATATGGAAAAAGCACTTACTACAATACCTACGGAGATGAAACAATCGGTCAAACCTTATATTTGAGAAAACCCAATGATGATGAAAGACTTAGAATTTACGATAAACGCTTAGAACGAGCTGAGAAGCTCGGCATCAGCAAGCGATTTATAGAAAATTGGATAAGAACTGAGTTAGAACTTAGGAAAGAAAAAGCTCACTACTTCATTCAAGAATGGTTGCATTCAGAAATAGACCTTCTCAACTTTACCAAGGGATATCTCAAGGAAAAAGTGAGGTTCTATAGTGATAGTCACTTCTCAAAACCTTTGAGATCTTGGGAAAAGTTTTTAGGTCACTCAAAACCTGTCTCTATCATTATTTCAAAATCAAAAACAGAACTAGAACAAAAATTAGAATGGTTTACTTATAAAGGTTCAGGGGCTATTCTAAAAGCGTATAAATTTCTATACGACAATAATTTACTGCATGAGTATGAGAAATCTAACTATCTTGCACTCAATAATATGGAATATCCACCAGATTTAGCAAGTGGATTAATAGAAAGGGCAATACTCTTTAAAAGAGAGGATTTGATCCCCACAATCAAAGAAAATATCAAAAGGAGAAATTAA
- a CDS encoding helix-turn-helix domain-containing protein, with protein sequence MFNNNSFGDRLKELRKSKKLTQVQVSEMIDVQQGTYSRWENGTLEPNLEAVVKLAKLFDTTTDYLLGKTTYSTLDVVPHPITKIDLKKLKEFNKTELNDLKFAIVMHGIKNHFTAFDYMDELVSEYNLDEEEQEILQTLFKEVYDYFNAD encoded by the coding sequence ATGTTTAATAATAATTCTTTTGGAGATCGTCTTAAGGAACTGAGAAAGAGTAAGAAATTAACTCAGGTACAAGTTTCTGAGATGATTGATGTACAACAAGGTACTTATTCTCGTTGGGAAAACGGAACTTTAGAGCCTAATTTAGAAGCGGTTGTCAAATTAGCAAAATTATTTGATACCACGACCGACTATTTATTAGGAAAAACGACTTACAGTACTCTAGATGTTGTCCCGCATCCAATCACTAAAATTGATTTGAAAAAATTAAAAGAGTTTAATAAAACAGAACTAAATGATCTGAAGTTTGCTATTGTCATGCATGGGATAAAAAATCATTTTACTGCATTTGACTATATGGACGAGCTAGTCTCTGAATATAATTTAGATGAAGAAGAGCAAGAAATCTTGCAAACTCTCTTTAAAGAGGTTTATGATTATTTTAATGCAGATTGA
- a CDS encoding tetratricopeptide repeat protein, with protein sequence MVSKIDTAWDLFLEGKTSEAKKLVEQDFSIDTCTDFSLLNLMGYLLLAEKDYASCTHIFEKYILLAQQNEDKEHEHIGLHQLAMIYRDQGDFHKALKLIEDEEKIIEEHFPNDNLKKAINNYEQGYVRLKLNNLDEALTFMNLSLEQSLETDDVISQACSYRGLGEIYLALEDKGLANTHFKRAIELFESVDESEGIKEIEGLRNI encoded by the coding sequence ATGGTCTCTAAAATTGATACAGCTTGGGACTTATTTCTGGAGGGAAAAACATCAGAAGCTAAAAAGTTGGTTGAACAAGATTTTTCCATTGATACCTGTACAGATTTTAGTCTTTTAAATCTGATGGGATATTTATTGTTAGCAGAAAAAGACTATGCCTCGTGTACCCATATCTTTGAGAAATACATTTTATTAGCTCAACAAAATGAAGATAAAGAACATGAACATATTGGCTTACATCAATTAGCGATGATCTACAGAGATCAGGGTGATTTTCATAAGGCTTTAAAGCTCATTGAAGATGAAGAGAAGATAATTGAAGAGCATTTTCCCAATGATAATCTAAAGAAAGCTATAAATAACTACGAACAAGGCTATGTGAGATTGAAATTAAACAATCTTGATGAAGCTCTTACATTCATGAATCTGTCACTGGAACAATCTTTAGAGACTGATGATGTGATTTCTCAGGCTTGTAGCTACAGAGGGTTAGGTGAGATCTATTTAGCCTTGGAAGATAAAGGATTAGCCAACACACATTTCAAACGAGCTATAGAACTTTTCGAAAGCGTTGATGAGTCTGAAGGAATAAAAGAAATTGAGGGTCTTCGGAATATATAG
- the merR gene encoding Hg(II)-responsive transcriptional regulator: protein MIYRISEFADKCGVNKETIRYYERKNLLQEPHRTEAGYRIYSYDDVKRVGFIKRIQELGFSLSEIYKLLGVVDKDEVRCQDMFEFVSKKQKEVQKQIEDLKRIETMLDDLKQRCPDDKQLHSCPIIETLT, encoded by the coding sequence ATGATTTATCGCATTAGTGAGTTTGCAGATAAATGTGGAGTTAATAAAGAAACGATCAGATATTACGAGCGAAAAAATTTATTACAAGAACCTCACCGAACGGAAGCTGGTTATCGGATATATTCATATGATGACGTTAAGCGTGTTGGGTTTATTAAACGAATACAGGAACTTGGTTTCTCTTTAAGCGAGATTTATAAATTACTTGGTGTTGTAGATAAAGATGAAGTTCGTTGTCAAGATATGTTCGAATTTGTTTCTAAAAAACAAAAGGAAGTGCAAAAACAAATAGAGGATTTAAAACGAATTGAAACTATGTTAGACGACTTAAAACAACGATGTCCAGATGACAAGCAATTACATTCGTGTCCAATAATAGAAACATTAACATGA
- the merA gene encoding mercury(II) reductase: MNKFKVNISGMTCTGCEKHVESALEKIGAKNIESSYRRGEAVFELSDDIEVESAIKAIADANYHPGEAEEFQSEQKTNLLKKYRLNVEGMTCTGCEEHIAVALENAGAKGIEVDFHRGEALFELPYDVDIDIAKTAITDAQYQPGEAEEIQVQSEKRTDVSLNDEGNYDYDYIIIGSGGAAFSSAIEAVTLNAKVAMIERGTVGGTCVNVGCVPSKTLLRAGEINHLAKNNPFVGLHTSASNVDLAPLVKQKNDLVTEMRNEKYVNLIDDYGFELIKGEAKFVNENTVEVNGNQITAKRFLIATGASSTAPNIPGLDEVDYLTSTSLLELKKVPNRLTVIGSGYIGMELGQLFHNLGSEVTLIQRSERLLKEYDPEISEAITKALTEQGINLVTGATYERVEQDGDIKKVHVEINGKKRIIEAEQLLIATGRKPNTESLNLHAAGVEVGSRGEIVIDDYLKTTNSRIYSAGDVTLGPQFVYVAAYEGGLAARNAIGGLNQKVNLEVVPGVTFTSPSIATVGLTEQQAKEKGYEVKTSVLPLDAVPRALVNRETTGVFKLVADAKTLKVLGAHVVAENAGDVIYAATLAVKFGLTVGDLRETMAPYLTMAEGLKLAVLTFDKDVSKLSCCAG; the protein is encoded by the coding sequence ATGAATAAATTTAAGGTAAACATTTCAGGAATGACTTGTACGGGTTGTGAAAAACACGTAGAATCAGCACTTGAAAAGATAGGTGCTAAAAATATTGAGTCTAGTTATCGTCGTGGTGAAGCAGTATTTGAACTGTCCGATGATATTGAGGTTGAAAGTGCAATAAAGGCGATTGCTGACGCAAATTATCACCCGGGCGAAGCAGAAGAATTTCAATCGGAACAAAAGACGAATTTATTGAAAAAATATCGGCTAAACGTTGAAGGAATGACCTGCACTGGTTGTGAAGAACATATTGCGGTTGCTCTTGAAAATGCAGGTGCAAAAGGGATTGAAGTAGACTTTCATCGCGGAGAAGCACTGTTTGAACTACCGTATGATGTAGACATTGATATCGCGAAAACAGCGATTACTGACGCACAATATCAACCGGGCGAAGCAGAAGAAATACAAGTGCAATCGGAAAAAAGGACAGATGTAAGTTTAAATGATGAAGGTAACTATGATTATGATTACATCATCATCGGTTCTGGTGGAGCTGCCTTTTCATCTGCCATTGAAGCCGTTACTTTGAACGCAAAAGTGGCTATGATTGAGCGTGGAACGGTGGGTGGAACTTGCGTTAATGTCGGATGCGTTCCTTCTAAGACCTTATTAAGAGCAGGGGAAATCAATCATCTAGCAAAAAATAATCCATTTGTGGGATTACACACTTCGGCTTCAAATGTTGATTTAGCGCCATTAGTAAAACAAAAGAATGATTTAGTAACCGAGATGCGAAATGAAAAATATGTGAATTTAATTGATGATTATGGTTTTGAATTAATAAAAGGTGAAGCAAAATTCGTAAATGAAAATACAGTTGAAGTAAATGGCAATCAAATCACAGCCAAAAGATTTTTAATAGCTACAGGTGCTTCTTCAACTGCACCTAATATTCCCGGATTAGATGAAGTAGATTATTTAACAAGCACTAGCTTATTGGAATTAAAGAAGGTTCCAAATCGTCTTACCGTAATTGGTTCAGGATATATCGGCATGGAATTAGGACAACTATTTCATAACCTCGGGTCAGAAGTCACTTTGATTCAAAGAAGCGAGCGTCTATTAAAAGAATACGATCCTGAAATTTCAGAAGCCATTACTAAGGCCTTAACAGAACAGGGAATTAATTTAGTAACAGGTGCAACCTATGAACGAGTTGAGCAAGATGGAGACATTAAAAAAGTTCATGTTGAGATAAATGGTAAAAAGCGAATTATTGAAGCAGAACAATTGCTAATTGCCACTGGAAGAAAACCAAATACAGAATCATTAAACTTACATGCAGCAGGCGTTGAAGTTGGTTCCCGTGGTGAAATTGTCATTGATGATTATCTTAAAACGACCAATTCCCGAATTTATTCAGCTGGAGATGTCACTCTCGGTCCCCAATTTGTTTATGTAGCTGCTTATGAAGGTGGACTTGCTGCTCGTAATGCAATCGGAGGACTAAATCAAAAGGTCAATTTAGAAGTGGTTCCAGGCGTTACGTTTACTTCTCCATCGATTGCAACGGTTGGTTTAACGGAGCAACAGGCAAAAGAAAAAGGATATGAAGTGAAAACATCGGTATTGCCGTTGGATGCTGTTCCAAGAGCGCTCGTTAATCGGGAAACAACAGGTGTTTTCAAATTAGTGGCAGACGCGAAAACATTGAAAGTGTTAGGGGCGCATGTAGTGGCAGAAAACGCAGGAGACGTAATTTATGCAGCAACATTAGCTGTGAAATTCGGTTTAACTGTTGGAGATCTGAGAGAAACGATGGCTCCATATCTAACAATGGCAGAAGGATTGAAGCTGGCTGTCCTAACTTTTGATAAAGATGTTTCGAAATTATCTTGCTGTGCAGGCTAA
- a CDS encoding HXXEE domain-containing protein: MDQMAFYLLFPSLFMIHEMEEILLMPKFMSSMIDNTKFKNLKELYTPYRFNLIVFEEFLILLCLLAYSFYLGNFTIYQTIIIAYNYHIIIHIIQTLYLRKYVPGLLSGIVTGVYCSLLIHQLLQINLQLYISSILTLIIIMLNLIFCFKVLNFFSER; the protein is encoded by the coding sequence ATGGATCAAATGGCATTCTACTTACTTTTTCCTAGCTTATTTATGATTCACGAAATGGAAGAGATTCTTCTTATGCCCAAATTTATGTCCTCTATGATTGATAATACGAAATTTAAAAATTTAAAAGAACTCTATACTCCTTATAGGTTTAACTTAATTGTGTTCGAGGAATTTTTAATCCTTCTATGTTTGCTTGCCTATAGTTTCTATTTGGGTAATTTTACAATTTATCAAACTATCATCATCGCATATAACTATCACATTATAATCCATATTATCCAGACTCTTTATCTAAGAAAGTATGTGCCTGGTCTTTTAAGTGGAATTGTAACAGGAGTATACTGTTCATTATTGATTCATCAACTTTTACAAATTAATTTACAACTCTACATATCTTCCATTCTAACATTAATCATTATTATGTTAAATCTAATCTTCTGCTTTAAAGTATTAAATTTCTTTTCTGAAAGATAG
- a CDS encoding zinc-dependent MarR family transcriptional regulator, whose translation MKVANQIDEFLNSILLISENQHEVLIGSCTSGFSLTNTQEHILMLLSKDNYSNSELAKLLNVSQAAVTKAVKQLLSFGMLEALKDENDARIVLYRLTDLGRPVAEEHSHHHDHTLAVYNQVLSEFSQEEQMVISKFLSRLLEDLR comes from the coding sequence ATGAAAGTGGCTAATCAGATTGATGAGTTTTTAAATTCTATTTTACTTATTTCTGAGAATCAGCATGAAGTTTTGATTGGTTCCTGTACGAGTGGTTTTTCTTTAACCAATACGCAAGAGCATATTTTAATGTTACTTTCAAAGGACAATTATTCAAATTCTGAGCTAGCTAAATTACTAAATGTCAGTCAAGCTGCTGTGACCAAAGCAGTTAAACAATTACTTTCTTTTGGTATGCTGGAAGCTTTGAAAGATGAGAATGATGCTCGTATTGTTTTGTATCGGTTAACAGATTTAGGTCGTCCGGTTGCTGAAGAACATTCTCATCATCATGATCATACATTGGCTGTTTATAATCAAGTTTTGAGTGAATTTTCTCAAGAAGAACAAATGGTTATTTCTAAATTTCTATCGCGCTTATTGGAGGATCTTCGTTAA
- a CDS encoding metal ABC transporter ATP-binding protein, giving the protein MRYITVKDLSFYYDHEPVLEGVNYYLDSGEFVTLTGENGAAKSTLIKASLGILKPKMGTVEISKDNVAGKKLRIAYLPQQIASFNAGFPSSVYEFVKSGRYPRKGWFRRLNHHDEEHILASLTAVGMLEHRDKPLGALSGGQKQRAVIARMFASDPDIFVLDEPTTGMDAGSKDEFYELMHHSAHHHGKAVLMITHDPEEVSHFADRNIHLVRKQNSPWRCFNVHEKDGGEEHA; this is encoded by the coding sequence ATGCGTTATATTACTGTTAAAGATCTTTCTTTTTATTATGATCATGAGCCTGTTCTTGAAGGAGTTAATTACTACTTGGACAGTGGTGAGTTTGTGACGCTGACTGGTGAGAATGGTGCAGCCAAATCTACTTTGATTAAGGCAAGTCTTGGTATTTTGAAACCTAAGATGGGTACTGTTGAAATTTCCAAGGATAATGTAGCTGGAAAGAAATTACGTATTGCCTATCTTCCGCAACAGATTGCTAGCTTCAATGCAGGTTTTCCCAGTTCTGTTTATGAGTTTGTTAAATCAGGTCGTTATCCTCGCAAAGGATGGTTTCGTCGCTTGAATCATCATGATGAGGAACATATTTTAGCTAGTTTAACGGCTGTTGGAATGTTAGAGCATCGAGATAAACCTTTAGGAGCTCTATCAGGTGGTCAGAAGCAACGGGCTGTCATTGCAAGAATGTTTGCGTCAGATCCAGATATTTTTGTGTTGGATGAACCAACTACAGGGATGGATGCTGGTAGCAAGGATGAGTTTTATGAATTAATGCACCACAGTGCCCATCACCACGGAAAGGCTGTTTTAATGATCACGCATGATCCTGAAGAAGTGAGTCATTTTGCCGATCGCAATATCCATTTGGTGAGAAAACAAAATTCTCCATGGCGTTGCTTTAATGTCCATGAGAAAGATGGAGGTGAGGAGCATGCTTAG
- a CDS encoding metal ABC transporter permease, whose protein sequence is MLSLFQYDFMQRALLAMVAMSLFSPILGVFLILRRQSLMSDTLSHVSLSGVAFGLFLGFSPTISTVIVVIIAAVFLEYLRTVYKDFMEIGTAILMSTGLALALVIMKGGGKSSMSLDQYLFGSTLTITDEQVLALFIIAAIVLVLTILFIRPMYILTFDEDTAYVDGLPVRLMSILFNIVTGVAIALMIPAAGSLLVSTIMVLPASIALKLGKTFRSVMLLAVVIGFVGMVSGLILSYYPDTPVSATITLLFVSFFLLSNLFVKFRK, encoded by the coding sequence ATGCTTAGTTTATTTCAATATGACTTTATGCAACGGGCCTTGTTGGCGATGGTTGCCATGAGTCTCTTCTCCCCTATCTTAGGTGTATTTTTGATTTTGCGTCGTCAGAGTTTAATGAGTGATACACTGAGCCACGTCTCTCTATCAGGGGTTGCTTTTGGCCTCTTCCTTGGTTTCTCTCCAACTATTTCTACAGTCATTGTGGTCATCATAGCTGCTGTATTTCTAGAGTACTTACGAACAGTCTATAAAGATTTTATGGAAATTGGGACAGCGATTCTCATGTCGACCGGCTTAGCCTTGGCTTTGGTGATCATGAAGGGTGGCGGTAAAAGTTCCATGAGTTTGGACCAGTACCTATTTGGCTCTACCTTGACCATTACGGATGAGCAAGTGCTTGCTTTGTTTATCATTGCAGCCATTGTTTTAGTTTTAACGATTCTCTTTATTCGTCCCATGTATATCCTTACATTTGATGAGGATACAGCTTATGTAGATGGTTTACCTGTGCGTCTCATGTCTATCTTGTTTAATATTGTGACAGGGGTGGCTATTGCCTTGATGATTCCGGCTGCAGGTTCCTTGTTGGTATCTACTATTATGGTCTTACCAGCTAGTATTGCTTTAAAGCTAGGAAAGACCTTCCGTTCGGTTATGCTTCTGGCAGTGGTCATTGGTTTTGTGGGGATGGTCAGTGGTCTCATTCTTTCTTATTACCCGGATACACCGGTTAGTGCGACCATTACCCTCTTATTTGTATCCTTCTTTTTGCTCTCAAATCTTTTTGTTAAATTTAGAAAATAG
- a CDS encoding zinc ABC transporter substrate-binding protein AdcA, which translates to MKKLVWLVLAFCSLLLVACSGGQNQSGKLKVMTTFYPVYEFTKQVVGDEGDVELLIGSGSEPHDFELSAKGRAKIQESDVFVYENENMETWVPQLLKSMDGKKTKVVKATENMLLLPGGEEEHDHEGGEEHHHEYDPHVWLSPQRAIKMVETIRDQLVKQYPDKKASFTANADAYIAKLKKLDDSYTKSLSEAKQKNFVTQHAAFRYLALDYGLNQVSISGLSPDSEPSATRLSELTEYIKKNDIKVIYFEENASKSLSKTLSAETGVDLAVLNPLESLTDEQMKDGEDYISIMGANLKSLELTTTQAGKEIAPEEEEDTKTVANGYFEDSDIKDRTLSDYAGDWQSVYPYLKDGTLDQVFDYKAKLTKSKTAEEYKAYYTTGYKTDVERIVITDKTMTFYKNGEEKKFEYRYAGKHTLTYTKGNRGVRYLFEATDPNAGEFKYVQFSDHQISPNKAARFHIFFGGESQEALYKELENWPTYYPSDLTGFEIAQEMLAH; encoded by the coding sequence ATGAAAAAACTTGTATGGCTCGTGTTAGCCTTTTGTAGTCTTCTTTTAGTAGCTTGTAGTGGTGGTCAAAATCAGTCAGGGAAATTGAAAGTCATGACGACTTTCTATCCTGTATATGAATTTACTAAGCAAGTCGTTGGAGACGAGGGAGATGTGGAGCTCTTGATTGGCTCTGGTTCGGAACCCCATGATTTTGAATTGTCTGCCAAGGGTCGCGCAAAAATCCAAGAGTCAGATGTCTTTGTCTATGAGAACGAGAACATGGAAACTTGGGTGCCTCAGTTGTTGAAATCAATGGATGGCAAGAAAACAAAGGTTGTCAAAGCGACGGAGAATATGCTTCTTTTACCAGGTGGTGAAGAAGAGCATGACCATGAGGGAGGGGAAGAACACCATCATGAGTACGATCCCCATGTCTGGCTTTCTCCACAGAGAGCCATTAAAATGGTAGAAACGATTCGTGATCAACTGGTGAAACAGTACCCAGATAAAAAGGCTAGCTTTACAGCAAATGCGGATGCCTATATTGCCAAGTTGAAAAAATTGGATGACAGTTATACGAAGAGCTTATCTGAAGCGAAACAGAAAAACTTTGTCACTCAACACGCAGCTTTCCGTTATTTGGCCTTGGATTATGGCTTGAATCAAGTCTCTATTTCAGGTTTGTCACCAGATAGTGAACCGTCTGCGACTCGTTTGAGTGAATTGACAGAGTATATCAAGAAGAACGACATCAAGGTCATCTACTTTGAAGAAAATGCTTCTAAATCCTTATCGAAAACCTTATCTGCTGAAACCGGTGTGGATCTAGCTGTTTTGAATCCATTAGAGAGCTTGACAGATGAGCAGATGAAAGATGGTGAAGACTACATCTCTATCATGGGAGCCAACCTCAAATCTTTGGAGTTAACAACGACTCAAGCCGGAAAAGAAATCGCTCCAGAAGAGGAAGAAGACACCAAAACAGTAGCCAATGGCTACTTTGAGGACAGTGATATTAAGGACCGAACTCTTTCAGACTATGCGGGAGACTGGCAGTCTGTGTATCCTTATCTAAAAGATGGAACCTTGGATCAAGTCTTTGACTACAAAGCCAAATTAACTAAGTCCAAAACAGCTGAGGAGTATAAAGCCTACTACACCACAGGTTATAAAACAGATGTCGAACGGATTGTCATTACAGACAAAACCATGACCTTCTATAAGAATGGGGAAGAGAAGAAGTTCGAATACCGCTATGCTGGGAAGCATACACTAACCTATACAAAAGGGAATCGTGGAGTGCGTTATCTCTTTGAAGCAACTGATCCAAATGCGGGTGAATTCAAGTATGTTCAATTCAGTGACCACCAAATTTCTCCTAATAAGGCAGCTCGCTTCCACATTTTCTTCGGTGGGGAAAGTCAAGAGGCTCTTTATAAGGAATTAGAAAATTGGCCTACTTACTACCCAAGTGACTTGACAGGATTTGAAATTGCACAGGAAATGTTAGCCCATTAA
- a CDS encoding DUF6287 domain-containing protein produces the protein MMKKYRLLLLLSALLFFLGSCGDKKQETGSESKESTVRQSKDSAATSETKKVESSSDKKEKTKMDIEAIAQGDYSSVAGVWQDDKGNKLVFDQNGLVSNEYESYGLSLTDYGTVSGGVYGGITGGFLMEFIPAGLTIDDQTDENGEVVFHDDSDASKDRLWTGTGMYSFTEQGSFLYKVGD, from the coding sequence ATGATGAAAAAGTATCGTTTGCTATTGTTGCTTTCTGCTCTACTGTTTTTCCTTGGATCCTGTGGTGATAAAAAGCAGGAGACAGGATCTGAAAGTAAAGAAAGTACAGTTCGTCAATCGAAGGATAGCGCAGCTACTAGTGAAACAAAGAAAGTTGAGAGCTCTAGTGATAAGAAAGAAAAAACAAAGATGGATATTGAAGCAATCGCTCAAGGGGATTATAGTAGTGTAGCTGGTGTCTGGCAAGATGATAAGGGGAATAAACTCGTCTTTGATCAAAATGGTTTGGTCTCTAACGAATATGAGTCTTATGGCCTCTCTTTGACAGACTATGGAACTGTTTCAGGAGGAGTCTACGGAGGAATCACAGGTGGATTTCTGATGGAATTCATCCCTGCTGGGCTTACGATTGATGATCAAACGGACGAAAATGGAGAGGTCGTCTTCCATGATGATTCTGATGCTAGCAAGGACCGTCTCTGGACCGGAACTGGAATGTACAGTTTTACGGAACAAGGTTCTTTCCTCTATAAGGTCGGCGACTAG